Proteins co-encoded in one Arachis hypogaea cultivar Tifrunner chromosome 13, arahy.Tifrunner.gnm2.J5K5, whole genome shotgun sequence genomic window:
- the LOC112737934 gene encoding gibberellin 2-beta-dioxygenase 1 isoform X1, translated as MVVLSKPTTEQYSCIRKTPTFPTSIVPVVDLSKPVEAKTLILKACEDYGFFKVINHAVPMEAISNLESQAAEFFSLPLTQKEKAGTPNPFGYGNKNIGRNGDLGWVEYLLLTNNHDYNFIRLSSVFGPKAEQFRNVLSDYMCAVRKMACVILELMAEGLNIEQKNVFSKMMMDKESDSVFRLNHYPPYPENFNNNNGKGMIGFGEHTDPQIISLLRSNNSSGLQICLRDRSWVSVPPDHNSFFVNVGDALQVLTNGRFRSVRHRVLANGLKSRLSMIYFCGPPLSERIAPLPSLLLNGKESLYNEFTWFEYKSSAYATRLADNRLSRFERISATSASS; from the exons atGGTGGTGTTGTCCAAACCAACAACAGAGCAGTACTCCTGCATAAGGAAAACACCCACATTCCCTACATCCATCGTCCCTGTGGTGGACCTTTCCAAACCCGTGGAAGCAAAGACTCTCATATTGAAGGCGTGTGAGGACTATGGCTTCTTCAAGGTCATTAACCATGCTGTCCCTATGGAAGCTATCTCCAACCTGGAGTCCCAAGCCGCAGAGTTCTTCTCCCTCCCCCTCACTCAGAAGGAGAAAGCAGGCACTCCCAATCCATTTGGATATGGCAACAAGAACATTGGACGCAACGGTGACCTTGGTTGGGTCGAATACCTCCTTCTCACAAACAACCATGACTACAACTTCATCAGACTCTCTTCTGTTTTTGGTCCAAAAGCAGAGCAGTTTCG GAATGTGCTAAGTGATTACATGTGTGCTGTGAGGAAGATGGCATGTGTGATTCTTGAGCTGATGGCTGAGGGATTGAACATTGAGCAAAAGAATGTGTTCAGCAAGATGATGATGGACAAGGAGAGTGACTCAGTCTTCAGGCTCAACCATTACCCTCCATATCCTGAgaacttcaataataataatggcaaAGGCATGATTGGTTTTGGTGAGCATACAGACCCACAAATCATATCGCTGTTGAGGTCCAACAACAGTTCGGGACTCCAAATTTGTTTGAGAGATAGGAGTTGGGTTTCGGTGCCACCTGATCACAACTCTTTCTTTGTCAATGTCGGTGATGCTCTGCAG GTTTTGACCAATGGACGGTTTCGGAGCGTACGGCACAGGGTTCTGGCGAACGGGTTGAAATCAAGGCTGTCAATGATTTACTTTTGTGGTCCACCTCTGAGTGAGAGAATAGCCCCATTGCCATCTCTCTTATTGAATGGAAAGGAAAGCTTATACAATGAGTTTACTTGGTTTGAGTACAAGAGTTCTGCTTATGCCACAAGACTCGCAGATAACAGGCTTAGTCGCTTCGAGAGAATTTCCGCTACTTCTGCTTCCTCATAA
- the LOC112737934 gene encoding gibberellin 2-beta-dioxygenase 1 isoform X2: MVVLSKPTTEQYSCIRKTPTFPTSIVPVVDLSKPVEAKTLILKACEDYGFFKVINHAVPMEAISNLESQAAEFFSLPLTQKEKAGTPNPFGYGNKNIGRNGDLGWVEYLLLTNNHDYNFIRLSSVFGPKAEQFRNVLSDYMCAVRKMACVILELMAEGLNIEQKNVFSKMMMDKESDSVFRLNHYPPYPENFNNNNGKGMIGFGEHTDPQIISLLRSNNSSGLQICLRDRSWVSVPPDHNSFFVNVGDALQETFFIQDDMEFVRKT, from the exons atGGTGGTGTTGTCCAAACCAACAACAGAGCAGTACTCCTGCATAAGGAAAACACCCACATTCCCTACATCCATCGTCCCTGTGGTGGACCTTTCCAAACCCGTGGAAGCAAAGACTCTCATATTGAAGGCGTGTGAGGACTATGGCTTCTTCAAGGTCATTAACCATGCTGTCCCTATGGAAGCTATCTCCAACCTGGAGTCCCAAGCCGCAGAGTTCTTCTCCCTCCCCCTCACTCAGAAGGAGAAAGCAGGCACTCCCAATCCATTTGGATATGGCAACAAGAACATTGGACGCAACGGTGACCTTGGTTGGGTCGAATACCTCCTTCTCACAAACAACCATGACTACAACTTCATCAGACTCTCTTCTGTTTTTGGTCCAAAAGCAGAGCAGTTTCG GAATGTGCTAAGTGATTACATGTGTGCTGTGAGGAAGATGGCATGTGTGATTCTTGAGCTGATGGCTGAGGGATTGAACATTGAGCAAAAGAATGTGTTCAGCAAGATGATGATGGACAAGGAGAGTGACTCAGTCTTCAGGCTCAACCATTACCCTCCATATCCTGAgaacttcaataataataatggcaaAGGCATGATTGGTTTTGGTGAGCATACAGACCCACAAATCATATCGCTGTTGAGGTCCAACAACAGTTCGGGACTCCAAATTTGTTTGAGAGATAGGAGTTGGGTTTCGGTGCCACCTGATCACAACTCTTTCTTTGTCAATGTCGGTGATGCTCTGCAG GAAACATTTTTTATTCAAGATGACATGGAATTTGTACGAAAAACATGA
- the LOC112737935 gene encoding uncharacterized protein has protein sequence MSKSRNKKVKDIKRATYAATKTRENIMQPDDALVEDVSDGEVDLGFVGTPRIVDVYEALDPGAVSDGANSWHLEEIKTPLPGQSLWEKFLYTQPQAPNIRRRPGALTKKRRKDADEGNNGNKKAKPSESLKRHLKPFTCRYCRVKGHTKRGCLKKRLDEVAAADKAKSNVAASASEAGPPPQTNTAASASEAGPPPQTDATPANNPPAVEIDISQPNYEGSQDIAGPAAPAPPRPQKLPTKRKSSPPPQFISVDPM, from the exons ATGTCCAAATCAAGAAATAAGAAAGTAAAGGACATCAAGAGAGCTACATATGCTGCTACTAAGACAAGAGAGAACATAATGCAACCAGATGATGCATTGGTTGAAGATGTGTCAGATGGAGAGGTGGACTTGGGGTTTGTGGGAACTCCAAGAATTGTTGATGTGTATGAAGCACTTGACCCAGGTGCAGTATCTGATGGTGCTAATTCTTGGCACTTAGAGGAGATAAAGACTCCTCTTCCTGGCCAATCATTATGGGAGAAATTCTTGTACACTCAACCACAGGCCCCTAACATTAGGAGGAGGCCTGGAGCTTtgacaaagaaaaggagaaaagatGCTGATGAGGGCAACAATGGTAATAAGAAAGCCAAACCAAGTGAAAGTTTGAAAAGGCATTTGAAGCCATTCACATGTAGGTATTGTAGGGTAAAAGGGCATACTAAGAGAGGGTGCTTAAAGAAGAGACTAGATGAAGTAGCTGCTGCAGATAAAGCCAAATCAAATGTTGCTGCTTCTGCTTCTGAGGCTGGCCCTCCCCCTCAAACTAATACTGCTGCTTCTGCTTCTGAGGCTGGCCCTCCCCCTCAAACTGATGCTACACCAGCTAATAACCCTCCTGCTGTGGAGATTGACATATCACAACCAAACTACGAAGGATCACAA GACATAGCAGGACCTGCTGCACCTGCACCACCAAGGCCACAGAAGTTGCCCACCAAAAGAAAGAGCTCACCACCACCTCAATTCATTAGTGTGGATCCAATGTAA